DNA from Pelodiscus sinensis isolate JC-2024 chromosome 1, ASM4963464v1, whole genome shotgun sequence:
agatatgccggactatcagaagggggggctctgaggagtctggggtggggtgcgggggatgccaccacagacccctcatagcccccccttccgatagtccggctctgccccaggcatccctgattcagctgctgctggtcagtttcaggagcgggtgaatcggggatgcctgcagcagagcagctggagtgctgccgggttggtccagtagcgtcaaCCCTTGGCGcggcaagaccaacccggcagcacccaagctgctcttggggatgcctggggcagagcagctggggtgctgccgggttggtccggcagcgctgctccttggcgctgtgggaccaacccggcagccccccagctgctctgccccgggcttcctggagtcagctgctggtcagtttcagcagcggctgaatcaggacgcgtggggcaaagcagctggggggctgctgggttggtcccacagcgctgaggagcggtgctattggaccaacccggcagcaccccagctgctctaccccaggtgtccccaagtctgccgctgctcatactgatcagcggctgactccaggaagcctgaggcagagctgctctgccccgggcttcctggagtcagctgctggtcagtttcagcagcggctgaattggggaagctgggggcagagcaactccaatggtccggctgcccggagcactttcgggttcctgatggtgccggaccatcaggagtgctggaccattggagttttactgtactgtcaCAGAATTGTTCTAGATTGCCTCTTGCATTGGACCTCCCTGTTAAAATTCCCTCAAACTTTCTGTCCTGTCCACAGGTATCCCCCCTCCTCGTCCAGGCATGTTGCGGCCACCTCTCGTGCCTCCACCAGGACTCTTTCCGCCGGCTCCCATTCCAAACCCAGGAGTGCTGAGTGCCCCACCCAATCTGATCCAGCGCCCCAAGGCGGATGACACCAGTGGAGCGACCATTGAAAAGAAAGCCACAGCCACAATCAGTGCCAAGCCACAGATTACCAACCCCAAAGCAGAAATTACCCGCTTTGTGCCCACTGCTCTGCGAGTGCGACGTgagaataagggggcttctgctGTCTCCCAGAGAAAACATGATGATGAACCAGCTCTCCAGTTAACCAAAGCAACCCCGAAGGTTGGCTCCTCTGCCCCTATCTCTGTGCAGACTAAGGATGATGTGTATGAAGCCTTCATGAAGGAAATGGAGGGGCTCCTGTGACATCCCAGTCAGGCCTCCTACCTTCTGAGCTCAAATCAAATTACTGTAAGGTGGTGGGAGTTCTGTTTCCTGTAACAGACCCAGTCATCGAAGGAGACCACCCTCTTGCTCCATCTGCtgagtgtgtggggaggagggttgtgTGATTGGAATATTCCATCTAACCACAGTTGAATTTACCAACAGGCACAGACTAGAGACCATTGCAGACAGATTCTGGTGGGGATTGTCCTTTCAGAGCCAGAATTGCCACTTTCTGTTCTCTTTGTGGGCGGAGACTAAAATCCAGAAGTGACACTATGATGGAACCTATCTTGGCTTTTCTATTGTGGGACACTGGTACTGAAAGACAAGTGGGTCTGGCCTTCCCACTGGGATCTTTTCATCTGACAGCTCTGGGTAGTCCAAATAAACTCCTGAGGTGCTGGAAATATGTTGGCAACATTTCATATACACACCCAGTCATTAAGTTTTTATGTTCCATTTTGGTTGtctttttgtaaatattttgtaaTACTGTGTTTTTAGTTGGAGTGAGATTAATCAATCACTTCCTGCAGGGGACTGTCAGGGAGGTATTTTTGCTGCATATACTTCATGAGAGTtttgcaccctgtcccctccagaGTCAAAGTGATGGCTTCCTGCTCACAGGGGAAATGTCAGTGTCTCTCTTGAAACAAATAAATGTTTGATGTACTAAAACTCGTATCCTGTTGTAATCTGGTATCTGTATTAATGCAGCTGGGGAAAGACTCTGCATAACTCCTGTGGTGAGATTATTGCATTAATTTTATGAAAGAATAGCCTGGCTAGATTTTGAATTAAGTACAATCATGTACTCACAACTTCACaaagcagtttttaaatataCTAAAACTGTATCTATTGCCGCTTTTGTACTTTGCTGTATCGTATATAATCCCTCTTTGTCCACCAACTTCTGCTAGTGGAACATCTCATTTTGAGACCAGAAATGTGGAATTCATAATGGTTAACAAGCTTCCTTGTTTAAGCCAGAAAAGCTTTAACTTACTTCAAGCCTAAAATACTTAATTACACTGGATGTTCCTGGGACTGATGAGAGAGTACATCGCTAGAAGTAAAAACAATTTACAAATTTTAAGAGCATGAATACTATTTTTACTGACAAGAAAAATTCTAGTAAATTCTGTAAAGTGCTAATATTGTACTAAAATGTTAAACTTTAGGCTTTTCTTACTTAACATGAACAGTTTCTAAATTTAACCTTTCTTCGTACACCAACTCTCCTTCCACTTATAGGCCAGAGAACTCTGCTAGTTCCATTCACCATACTCTTCCATCTTTTCCGATAGTAATTACAGAACATTGCCAGCATGCATCTGCATATTCACCATATATACCAATATATTCCTATCACATGCAGGACACAAACCTGCTTCTCTACTCCATCTGCTTGTGTTCAATAGAACCAGTACTTTAGCTTCTCTGTACCAAATGGGGACTAACCCCCAGTGTGTCAttgatttttaaggccagatggCCAATTGTGATTATTTTGGGCAGTTTCAAACTAAGGCTTATGAGCTGCAGGTGGCTCTTTAAATGCATTTCCTGTTGCTCTTTGCAAAATAGATTTAAACACTAGTGTAATTATTgatcaggatgcttttactataTTAACTACAATTCAGCCACAAGTATTGTATTCAATTTAGTTTGGGGAAGTCCAATGGTCTGTACCTCGTTGTTTCAAGAGCCAAATTAGTGATCGTTTCATTACCCGAAAGAGCCACAatagtgtgaattcattgtttcatttactattttatatatattttcacaGTGAAAGGACTGACCAAGTATTTTATTAACCAATTGTAGTTAATATAGTAAAAGCATCCTCCTACTGCTGCATACTGCCTGTTCCTCTTCTCTTAGGCAATACTCCTCTAATACGAAAAGAGGAGGTGAAAACATGCAGTATGTTCCTGCTTGTTCAGTCTCTGTTCTATGCTGCATAAGTTTTAAGACACACTAGCACTCAGCTGTCATGTCCTCCACTGAGGCTTTTTGACTTCTGATCCTAATATTAAGAATCTGCCCTTTACTTGTGCTTATATTTATAGACCACCTTTGGGTTATAAGTGGGAAGGTGATGAGCAAATCAGAAAACTAAaattctggctacatctacattgcgtgctcttgtgcaagaacatatgcaaatgaggtgccgtgcctcatttgtttacttaatgagccgccattttttgcacaagaaggagctgtctacactgttccttgcgcaaaaccccccttttgcatGAGAGCTGtgctgcctgaaaataagtggcagaatggctcttgcgcaagaggggttttttgcgcaaggagctgtgtagacagctccttcttgcacaagaggcaatgtagacatggccactATGTTTTATAATTTATTACTTAGTTGGAGAAACTGAAATTTCAGTTGACCAACTCAGTGTTTTTTAGTCAGGAGGGAAGGGCTGAGTAGAGATCAGGGCAGAATTGAGATTGGGACCTAATTGACTTAACTTTCTAGTGTTTGCTGTTAAATATGACATCACTGCTGATCAGAATGATCTCTTCTGGTTTATCTCTTATAAAACATAGTCCAAAGAACATCTTGTAAATAATTCCCAGAGCACatcttgaaggaaaaaaaatccaatccagATTTAAAAATTCAGTGACAGTGGTTCAACCAGGACCCTTGGTAAATTGGTTGAAGGATTAGTTATTTTCACTACTCAAATGTTATTTCTGATTTGAATTAACTTCAATTTCAAACCATTAGATTGTGTGATGTCTTTCTCTGCTAGGTTGAAGAGTTCATGACTGAACATTTATTCTCCATTATGTGTAGGCTGATAATCTATCTTTCTCCTTGTTTTAGTTCCACTTATATGGAGTTGGCTCACAGGACTCGTGGAAAACATGGGCCAATTTTTAGGGTCAGTTGCTACCCTTTTTCAACCAGGCTTGGGATAAGCTGTGAAGCAGTTCAAGTCATCCTTGAAGAGTCTCTTAgttaactacaggttggacctcccttattCAGCACCATGGGGACCTGACGAGTTCTGAAGGAAGGAGTTTGCTACACCAGAGGaggtcagcccctctgctgacagattcCGAGCTCTTGGGTGGTCTTTCAGTAAATAACCAGATTTCTCTGCCTGTGAGCTGTCAAGGATCCAGGGGCAGCTGGCCTCCTGGACTCCCCCAGGACAAGAGAGTTCTGgaacagagaggttcaacctgtagtacagtAATTCCTTGTTTAACATATGCCCGCTTAGCACGATtatttttttagggaatgttttttgaatcaCATGACCGTCCCTGGCATAACATGATTTCCTTAGCCGGCCCATTGCtggcggctgcacggggcttccctgcctccctgcaaagcggcggagggtttgctGCTCACTGTGCCGTTCCCTGGCAGGACCCCCTGccggacacagtgcgggtcccagcacaCTACTCTCAGGGGCATACtctcaacccaatccccctcccctctccttccctttcccagagccaaactcctcccctccctgctgtaacccagtcccctttctcccccaaccttatgtccaggTCCCAACAGACATCACCGCTTGAAACAACCCccactttttccattattttcaatgggaaaattgacgccgcataacacattttcacttaacacaatcattttctgaaacatatctatagtgttaaatgaggaattattgtatTACCAGAAGGCAAGTTTTCTATTCTTTTAAATATaactcctcctctgcttccctgTTCCCTCCCCTCTTTCTGCTCAACACAGGCCTTAAATTGGCATGGGCTGGGTAGGTTAGGGTTCAAAGGGACACTATTTATCCCTTTGAGCTTTCCAGCTGGTGTGGATATTGTATTAATCTTTTAAtagaaaacattttcaaacaatCACATTTCAGAGTTTGTCTGAAGGGCACTGAATTAAGACACAGTGTTTCAATTCAGAAGATCATTTGCAAGATATTGATTTTCTACATAAAgctttattaaaattattttaaaaatacacaaactACAGAAGGGGAACACTAACATGCCAAACACTGAATTTTTACAATTTAGTATGAAATTTCAATTTGATAAGCTCTTTTTCTTCAACAGTTGCTTCTGCACAGTCACTCAAAGGGAACAGATCTtactaatagagatgtagcccgtTAGtgtggtcttgctgaaacaaaaggcaggatgGTGcagcacctaataaaccatcttgttagtctttaaagtgctgcatagtcctgttttttgtttcagatctTACTGAGCTTTAAATTTGTAGATTAAGATTTTTAGGGAATAAATACGGATTCCCAAATTACTGTGTACCCATGTTCAGATGTCTTACCTGGGGCTTTCAGTGGGCTGATATTCTTCATTTTCTTAAAAATCATCCCTATTAAGGTGCCTTACACGTTGTTGGACATCAAAAAGAAAATCTTGGTCTTATTTTTTACTCTCCTAAAGGCTACAATTAAGTTTGCTCAGCTGCTCTGTACCAGGTAAAGTCTCGGTGGCAACTTATTGTCATTTTCTACCCGACTGTTTATGACCGGTAAAGAAAACTCACACCTGAAGTCAAGTGTAGAATCAACATATAACATGGTGCTTCCCACGTGTCTAAGTCGTCCTCGCCTCCCCCGCCGTCGCTTACAGGGGTGGGATCCTTCCGCAGTCTATATAACAACCTTTAGTAGATAAAATATAACACAACAACCTTTCTTGGTTATGGTTTTGAACCCTGGTAGCTTGAGCTCGGTGGTTCATCGGCTCCTAGTGTATCGAGCCTGCAATAGCCTAACATTTCCCTGCGTTTAGGAAAAGCCGAAGAGCTGTCGGGGATTTGTGCTGGGCATGCATCGTGCCCCGCCCTAGCGAGGCAGGGGAACTTACTGAGCTGCTGGGCGCTTGCCCCGGTGTTTTGCTTTTACGTTTTACGGCGAGTTTCGTTTCCTTTCGCACTTGCGCATATCTGGGGCCGCGTCTCTCCTGGGCGCTTTGCTGCAGCCCGAGGCGCCAGGGCCCGGGAGCCGCGGGATGCTGCAGCTTGGCGCTGGGAATGGCGCCTGCAGGTGCGCGGGGGCTTAGCGGGTCGCCCGGCCAGGAGGGGAAGGGCCGAGCCGCGGGGAATGTCCGCACAAGGGCGGCAGCTCGCTGCGTTTGAGCCGAAGGGCAGAGAAGCAGCGGGTGGGTGGCTCCTCCATGTCCGTGGCAGGCCTGTTGCTGGGTCATCCTCTGCGTGTCTGTGGCAAGGGACTTCGGGATCACCCTGCAGGCAGCCCAGTCTCTGTACTGGGGGGGTTTAGGAGGTGGCTGGCTGTTACTTACTGCAGTCCGACCGTGGCACAGGAGCGGGGTGCTGGGTGATTTGTAAGGGGGGTGTACGCGCGCTGAGAGCCATTGTACCAAAttgtaaaaggggggggggacctttttttgggtcgggggccgctgacccacagagaatCAGTTGGGCGCTGCACAACAAGTGAGAAGTGAAAAAGAAACCTagagggagaaagacactccccatattcctttTGCACACCAAAATCTAGGAGGAccagtgtgtgctccagccccaaggtgggacagcagggagggctggagtgccagcatgggcttcccaatgctggggtgggagccctgagcttcagagccagatccaggcaagctgggggccacatctggcccctggaaccttaggttccccattcctgcaaAAGCTGTatggcaggggtctccaacctttctgagcatgagatcactttttgaatttaaatgcaatccaagatctaccttaAATATAAATACcattgccccgcctccttcccaccccttctgaggcccTACCTCTGCTCActctatcctccctctcttgcccattctccctcactttcatcaggctggggcagagggttggggtgcaggctctggttttggattaagggatctggagtgtgagaggggctctgagctgctcttggggcttgCAGTTGAAATGTAGGAGGGGATtctaggtgcaggatctgggagggcatttggatgcaggggtgctcggggctggggcagggacttagggtgcaggagagggttcatgactagggtagTCGTTTGGGATATGGGcttcagctgggcactgcttgtggctcctgggtgatggtgcagtggggctaagggagACACACTCCTGCCTTGGCCCACTCCCTACGGCAgctggcaaactccctcccaagtcatcttgtgccccttctctgctttgtggagaaaggatacaaaagtgggagaggaggcaccttgacatcagcaacctttctctccctcccctcacctgcacagaaagcaggaggttccccagggagagaggcagctccaaggcaaagggcaggagatgagcagcggtgcggggaggggcagctgaagtgctggcacttgatagacTCTTGgacaaactagtcaggatcatctgtcagaggctccaagatctaccagtagattccaatctactgattggtgaccactacTGTATAGGATGGAAGCCATTTAAAACCCAGGGGTGCAGAAGTGCTCTCCCAGTTCTAGCACCTAAGCCAGGAGcccctgtgctaggtgctgtacatctTCTTTATTGATGGTTCTTGCCCCAAGGTGCTGGGAATGTGAAATGAGCACAGCTCATTCTCGAGTAAGGAACATTAAAATTCCGAGCTGTTGCTGTCTGTCTTCTGAATGCTTCATGTGCAAGCAGAACTcactttttattttgttacaattctcacagaaaatattaattattttaaagcattttgtgtatttaaaaatttcacagttgcaggaaattGTGTGACATGGGGTGGAGAGCGCATCAGACAATGAGAGTAGACCGCAAGATTCAGAAAATAAAAACTATAACATTTTAACTTTAGCTGTGAATGCACAAATTGTGAACATcaaatgtcaaaatatacaaagtaaatatccttaaatcaaactctaagaATTTTTTAAGCAACATTCTTTTACTTTCTGTCTTGATAAATTTCATTTAtcaatggaaatatatttttatggATTAGTATGCATcatgaaatcaacatttaccaatAACAATGTAATCCTATCAAGCCTTTTTATATGGCTGGCATATATGTTATGTAGAAGTGATTTGGGATTCTTTAGGACAGTATTATTTATAGCTACCTCTTGCATAATGCTTTTCATTTGTAGATCTCAAAATGTATAACATAGGAGATAAATTGTCTTTGttcttattttacagatgaggaaactgaggcaaaaaacAGTTATAACTTTTGGGAGGCCATACAGTAATGCCAGTGTATAGGCATGGAACATAGGACTCCTGATGCCCTGTCCGGAGCTCTATCCATTGGACCACACTACGGAAGAAAACTTAAATTTATATGTAAAACACGATGAGACTGTAAACTCCAGATTATGCCACTATAGCCTGAAAAATGTAGTATGAACCTCATATTATTTTTATCTGACAGAAATTGTGGTTTGATTTGTGAATGATCTTCAGACTTTTCTCCCCTGAATTTTCTGGACACTAGTATGAACTCTTCTGTTTTGTGTTGTAAGGATTATGGAACTGTCTACCAGGAGTGGGCTCTGGGCCTTTGCCTTCTTCTGCCACCTAGCACTTATGGTCTCCTTAGGTAAGCAGGATTTGTACCTGGATCCAAAGTCACACCCTTCTCTCTGATCTTTACCACATTGTGGGAGGAGAGATCACTTCTGCCCAAGAACCATTTGGAGAGAAGTCCCAACAGCACCAATGCATGTGGGAGGGAACAAGAAGAGTGAATTCACATAGAAAGAAGGGTTGTttatggaagagctcttgcacagcTGTACAGTTTGAATGGAAGTACTTCATAAGAGCAGAAGTCCAGGGAAGAAAGTACCAGAGGAAAATAATTTGTTCTGTATTACGAAGGGCAGTAGAAGAATGAAAGTGAATATTTATAGAGCACGAGCCCTTTGGGTTGAGTAAGAGGCTTATAGTGAGATTGGCTGGGGCGAAATTGAAGGGGTTAAAGAGAGCCAGAAGATAGGAGATCAAAGCCACTTGCTCAGGGAATTTAGAGCCAAAGGGGGAAAAGTAAAGGAGGAAGAAGTTGATGAAGTAAGGAGGGATTTCTTAAGAATATTGAGAGCAAAAAAGAAAGAATCTGGAAGAGAAGAGAGGTCTAACAAAAGAGCCTGGGAGTTGGTAAAATGTATTTTTACTAAAATAAGAGCGGAAAGTGGTAATTTTCcttgtgtatttatttatttagatgaAACAAACAAGCAATGAAAACTATAAAACAACATACTACCTGAGGCCCAAGTGGTGGCGTAATATATCAAGAACTAAAACTGATCAAACTGTTTGTCCCTTTTCTGATCAGATTCACACACCAATTCTGttctgtagtagggatgttagtttAACCGACTGTTTAGTTgataagcttatcggttaatgatATTGGTTATACTCCGATgactcctggggaggaggctttgctgtagTAAGGCAGTGAAGACTCCTCCCCGGGAGCTGGGCAGTCAGGGGCTGGTGGCTCTGCTCCTCGGGAAGCTTCTCTGCTAAGCTTTAGACCGCAGAGCCCGCAGTGTGtataactgctgagatttttagTGGGTACACGGTTACgtattaaatgatttttaacatttctgttctgtattgaGATTGAAGCAAATAATGTACATGCAAACAAACTTTTGACAATTTATTGTCACTAGTCGCTTAGCTCATGTGCTATTGTTACCATCTACTAATGTGAACAAACTTCCTTTACCTGGGAGAATAATACGTGACTGGTAAATAACCAATAACACACCTGTATTATGACTTTTCAGATGGGCTCTGGCTTATGTTAAAATTCATGATGCTTTGAGGCTTCACAAACATTTTTGCAAAAGCCTGGCACTTGTTTGAACACTCGCGAGTGGCTGAATTTTTCCCTATTAATATGTATGGCCCGAATTCTGTGCTTTTATTGTTGACACTATTAGTGAATGAATTTTCTCAATATTTGTCTGTCTTTATCAAGAACGTACCTGAATTCTTTACCAGTCACTCATTCACCATGCTTCTGGACATAGGTCAGAAATGCACCTGGCTTATAGTATTGTTGGGTTTGACCTATGCAGTCTCTTAATCCTAGGACATTTGTTCTAGCTTGGGATGAGGAGGTGGGAATGAATTTGACAGAGAGGTTCAGACAATAATTGTACTCCTTCCATCTCATCTGTCACTGTGAAGACAGTGCTAAATCAAGACAGGTGCTGGAGAATGGAGTCTCTAGAAAATATTTGATATTATAGGTTTCAATCCTGAGAAGCTGAGTGCACTTGCTGGGGGATTGTCCAGTGCTCTTGCTCCCCTTTTTAGGATTGGAACATACTGACtagtgcagtggggagggagagatgcaTTAGTGAGCAAGAGATCTGCCTGGCCCATGGTGGTGGTAACAAAGATGGTGAGAGTTGAGACAGGTGATATATGAGCTGCTGACAGTGCTGCTGAATGATGGTGGTGGTCAGCTATTCCAGTATTTTCAGGTTATTATGAGGCCTTCACAGCGCTATCAGATTTAAAAAGAGTATTTCCCTCTCTTATCTGTTGGATGCTTATCTGGGTTGTCCAGAATGCTCCCCTGCATAATTTGCCCTATGTAATGGTGGTCATAGAGTCTTCCTTGTCACCAGCACTCTGTGTGGGTTTTGATTTTTGGTGATGAAGATGGTAATGATGAGAACTAGTGATGGAAATGTAGATGGTAACGGTTCAAGTGGcagaatggtgtgtgtgtgtggggggggggattaaatAGGCAATAAACTGCTGGTGGAATTAATATCTTTCACGATATCCCTTTCAGAAAGCTTAACCCTGAAAGGATCAGATTCTCCTGTGATTGCCAAAGTTGGCATTGATGTCGTCCTTCCATGCAAGCTCTCTCCTAGCACCAGTGCCAAACAGATGGAAGTGAGATGGCACAGCAGTGAGATGCCTGGCCTCGCCCATCATTATGTGAATGGGGGTGACTCCCTGCAGAAGCAGAACCCACACTACCGGGGAAGGACAGAGCTGTTCCAAGAGGAGCTTCCCAATGGCAATATCTCTCTACTCTTAAAGAAGGTTCAGGTGGCAGATGGAGGCAATTATGTCTGCTTCGTTGGCAATCGATTGAATTATATGGAAAGCTCCGTGGAGTTAAAGGTTGGAGGTAAAGTAGGCACTTGTCAGTGAATTGCTCTTCTGTTTTAGTGGGGTGATGTGTCCTTCACTGGCATGTATCCCCCATGCAAACACAGTTTCCTCTGTCATTCTGTTTCATTTCAGATCCCCCTTGTCACCAAGATGCCATGGCTGCTGGCAGCAGTTACAGCCAGTTACCAAGTTCTCTCATTAGCTACAGAGATCACGGTGGTGTTCTGCTGGCTACACATTATCACAGAGCATCTAAGCACTtatttgggtgtgtctaaactatatggctccatcgatggagccatgtagattagactgatcggcagagggaaatgacaaacagctgatcatcagctggtcagcagagtgcggcagccatttaaatttaaatgaagccgtcattatttaaatcgcggcttcatttccctctgccgatcagcctaatctacatggctccatcgtgATACCAACATGGTGAGCCCTTTCCCTCCCAATGGGAACTAAGTAGTGGTGTTTCTTGTTCAGGAGGCTAATATTACTTGGTTTGCTTTGACACAGCTGTTGGCACAGGCCCCACGATCTCTGTGCGCCATTCTCAGGACCAGACTGTGACACTCACTTGCAATTCAGAAGGGTGGTATCCGGAACCAGAAATACTGTGGACTGACAGGCATGGCCAAAGACAGAACTCAACTATGTCCTCTCTGAAAGATGACCAAGATCTATACAATATTCAGAGTCACCTGTACGTGAAAAATAACAAGGACCAGATCCTGGTGTGTCAACTCCAAAGCAACTTCTGGGACCAGACAAGACAGTCAGAGTTGCAACTTTCCAGTAAGGCTATCCTATTCCAAAGTGTTTGTCTGGGTAGTAGAAAAGCAGGGTAGTGGTTAGAGGGACATAACAGAGTAGGTTGGGACAGAGCTACAGAAAGCAGGAGCTTCACAATATATTGTCTTGGAATTTTTAGTCTCTCCAAACATCTCTTTTGTATATGgcatttaaaaatacatagtGTAATATGCTGTCAATGGAGTTTATAATGGATGAAGGAATATACATTAAATACTTGTAGTTTGGGGGAGCTCAGTAGGATTTATAGTTGATGTGGGACTTTAGAGCTGCTTCTGGAGGGAATAGAGTGTCCTAGATGTGGATCGGTGGCATCGAGGGATGTCAGAGAGATGCCTTCCAATTCTAAAGTTGTTTTCTTCCTGAACTAACATCCCACTTCTCTTTCATTTTAGGTGATTTATTCCCATATGATAAACAGTCCTATTTAGCCAACATTGTGATATTATGTGTATTGCTCGTTATGTTGATTGCAGTTACAGGCTTCATATTCAAAACAGAGAGAAAATCCAAAGGTATGTTCCTGGTCCTTTTCCAGTATAGAATATTCTCTGTAGATAAATGCATCCTGAGATAGAGATTAATAGCAAGAATTAGGCATGGTATGTGGGATGCAAGAGAAACATCAGTACGTGATTGGTTTTGCCTCTTGGTCCTGACAATTTCCTCTGTTACATTTACATTTCCTGGGCTCACCCAAAATGCTCTTATTTTTGccagtgtttggtattttttgctGAAGTAGATCTCTGTGGGAAGGAGACTCTTTGATCATGGGAATGTAGCATCAGGCAGGATGAGGGAATTGTGCAGGTTGCATGAGAGTGGTCACATTAATGTAGTTGTAATACCAGTTGATGGTCTGTTCTCTGCACACTCAtctcttctctcttcttccctcaGGAAAACTTCATGTTGCAAAAGGTatgtcattttgtttttctggaatgGACTTGCTCTGCATCTTCCTTTCTTTTCATTACTGTCTCCCTGCTTTTTTGTCACGTTCATTAGTGTGTCTCGGGAGCCTGGGGATTCGTTCAGTAGGATCATCTTCTGTCTCTTCACTGATGTGTGCAAACCTCCCCTTTCAGGTCATTGAGTGAGACAGTAATTCTCCTTTTCAGTGTTGGGTAACAGTTATGGCTGGTAACATTTTCAAGTCCACTGATGTTTTATACATGCCCTGTTGGCACATGCCCAGCCACATATTGAGGACTTGGGTGTCTTGAGAATTGCTGCCTGTAACTGGATTTCTGTGATCCTGTCTTTCTGATGTCGTATTTTGGAACTACTTCAGTGACTCTATACTTAAGGTTCTAATGCCGTTGTTGTTATAAG
Protein-coding regions in this window:
- the LOC102445078 gene encoding butyrophilin subfamily 1 member A1-like encodes the protein MELSTRSGLWAFAFFCHLALMVSLESLTLKGSDSPVIAKVGIDVVLPCKLSPSTSAKQMEVRWHSSEMPGLAHHYVNGGDSLQKQNPHYRGRTELFQEELPNGNISLLLKKVQVADGGNYVCFVGNRLNYMESSVELKVGAVGTGPTISVRHSQDQTVTLTCNSEGWYPEPEILWTDRHGQRQNSTMSSLKDDQDLYNIQSHLYVKNNKDQILVCQLQSNFWDQTRQSELQLSSDLFPYDKQSYLANIVILCVLLVMLIAVTGFIFKTERKSKGKLHVAKELSKFRNAAVQIRLDCDTAHPNLHISLDCLCVNHTDEKHDVQDIPERFDGWASVLGSEILRAGKEYYWEVYVGDKTDWDLGITDGKANRKGWQDLMPENGYWGIRYFNNANCIAFENPPVNLRLGSQPKVIGVHLNGKAQRLDFYDVLEMSLIYTYSLKYSLDVYPFFCPGLNKNGKNKAPLRLCSLFHGYCEQMSSTSIALHPKASLELVGGTNGKDVTSLSKDDDATHAFLQ